CAAAGCCCCTCTCAGCTCCTTCAAGCTGCGAGCCGCCTCCTTCACCTCTTCCGTAGGGTCACTGCCCTTCATAGCGGCGAATCGCCCCCCTACCTTGGTGAAAGGTAGACAGAACTCGTTCAACACAGCCATGCGAGCAACCGCTCTTGCGGTGACCAGGTCGAACCCGTCACGGTACCCCTGCTTACGAGCAACCTCTTCCGCACGCCCGTGAATCAGTTCAACCCCATTCAGGCCAATCGTATCCACAACATGCTTCAGAAAGTTAATTCGTTTGTTAAGCGAATCCACAATCGTCAGTTTCACATGCGGGAAACATATTTTCAGAGGAATACCTGGGAAGCCAGCGCCTGATCCGATATCCGCCAGATTGCCGATTTGAGTCATATCCACGTAAAAGGCGAGTGTAATCGAGTCGTAAAAATGCTTCGTATAAACTTGCTCCCGTTCGGTAATTCCGGTTAAATTCATTTTCTCGTTCCACTCTACCAGTATTTCGTAATACATCTCGAACTGGTGAAGCTGTATCTCATCGATCGTAATCCCGTGCTCACCGAGCCGGTCAACAAAAGCCTTCTGAATGTCGTCCATTCCTTATCCTTTCGCTGCGGTTACCCGGTTATAATGCTCCAGGTAAACGAGAAGTATCGAAATATCCGCTGGCGTTACACCTGCAATGCGTGATGCCTGACCGATGGAGATCGGACGGATCTTGTTCAGCTTCTGCCGAGCTTCCATGGCCAGTCCGTTGATTTCGTCATAAACGATATCTTCGGGAATGCGTTTTTTCTCCATCTTCTGCAGCTTTTCCACATGACCCAGCTGTTTCTCAATATAACCCGCATATTTGATTTGAATTTCGACTTGCTCCTTCATTTCCTCATCCAGTTCGTAAGGAGACGGTGAGAGCGACTCAATCATCGCAAACGTGATTTCCGGACGACGCAGGATCGTCAGCATATTGCTTCCATCCACAATTGGTGCAGAACCGGCCGCTTCCAGCATCGCATTCACTTCAACGGGCTTCACCTTCGTTTGACGAAGACGTTCGATCTCTTGCTCAACCAGTTGCTTCTTCTGAATGAATTTAGCATAACGCTCTTCCGAAATGAGGCCGATTTCGTGACCGATTTCAGTAAGACGCAAATCGGCATTATCATGACGAAGCAGCAAACGATATTCTGCACGGGAGGTGAGCAAACGATAAGGCTCATTTGTCCCTTTAGTCACCAGATCATCGATCAGCACTCCAATATAACCCTGGGAACGATCCAATATCACTGGCTCTTTGCCCTGCACTTTACGTGCTGCATTGATTCCCGCCATAATGCCTTGTCCTGCTGCCTCTTCATAGCCCGAGGTTCCATTGATCTGTCCGGCTGTGAACAGACCCGGCAGTTTTTTCGTTTCCAAAGACGGCCACAGCTGTGTTGGCACCATTGCATCATACTCGATAGCATATCCGTTACGCATCATTTCTACCTTCTCCATTCCGGGGATGGAACGAAGAACCGCAAGCTGAACATCCTCAGGCATGCTGGTGGATAGCCCTTGCACGTAGTATTCTTTCGTATTTTTACCTTCAGGCTCAAGGAAAATTTGATGTTTCGGTTTGTCGGCAAAACGAACGATCTTGTCCTCGATGGATGGGCAATAACGTGGCCCAGTACCTTCAATAACGCCGGAGAACATTGGTGCGCGGTGAAGGTTGTCATTGATGATCTGATGCGTATCCACCGACGTATACGTCAACCAGCAAGGAAGCTGCTCATTGTCGGAGGACTTTGTTTCATAAGAGAAGAACTTAGGCTTCTCATCCCCAGGCTGAATTTCGGTCTTAGAGAAATCAATCGTATCCTTATGCACTCGCGGGGGTGTACCTGTCTTGAAGCGAACAAGGTCAAATCCAAGCTCGCGCAGGTTATGCGCAAGTTTTACCGACGGCTGTTGATTGTTCGGACCGCTCTCATACATCAATTCACCCATAATAACTTTACCGCGCAAATACGTACCGGT
Above is a window of Paenibacillus sp. FSL K6-1330 DNA encoding:
- the rsmG gene encoding 16S rRNA (guanine(527)-N(7))-methyltransferase RsmG → MDDIQKAFVDRLGEHGITIDEIQLHQFEMYYEILVEWNEKMNLTGITEREQVYTKHFYDSITLAFYVDMTQIGNLADIGSGAGFPGIPLKICFPHVKLTIVDSLNKRINFLKHVVDTIGLNGVELIHGRAEEVARKQGYRDGFDLVTARAVARMAVLNEFCLPFTKVGGRFAAMKGSDPTEEVKEAARSLKELRGALNKVHSFSLPVEESGRHIVVIDKKGATPSKYPRKAGTASKTPIV
- the mnmG gene encoding tRNA uridine-5-carboxymethylaminomethyl(34) synthesis enzyme MnmG produces the protein MSYMGGTYDVIVVGAGHAGCEAALASARMGAETLMVTINLDMVAFMPCNPSIGGPAKGHVVREIDALGGEMGRNIDKTFIQMRMLNTGKGPAVHALRAQADKFSYQHTMKETMEKEEKLTLRQGMVDQLIVEDGVCVGIITQTGTEYRAKAVVLTTGTYLRGKVIMGELMYESGPNNQQPSVKLAHNLRELGFDLVRFKTGTPPRVHKDTIDFSKTEIQPGDEKPKFFSYETKSSDNEQLPCWLTYTSVDTHQIINDNLHRAPMFSGVIEGTGPRYCPSIEDKIVRFADKPKHQIFLEPEGKNTKEYYVQGLSTSMPEDVQLAVLRSIPGMEKVEMMRNGYAIEYDAMVPTQLWPSLETKKLPGLFTAGQINGTSGYEEAAGQGIMAGINAARKVQGKEPVILDRSQGYIGVLIDDLVTKGTNEPYRLLTSRAEYRLLLRHDNADLRLTEIGHEIGLISEERYAKFIQKKQLVEQEIERLRQTKVKPVEVNAMLEAAGSAPIVDGSNMLTILRRPEITFAMIESLSPSPYELDEEMKEQVEIQIKYAGYIEKQLGHVEKLQKMEKKRIPEDIVYDEINGLAMEARQKLNKIRPISIGQASRIAGVTPADISILLVYLEHYNRVTAAKG